The genomic interval ATTGACGGTAGTGGAACGTTAGAACGACCTCGCCCCAACTGGCTGTATGTGGAAAATAAAGACTAGTGATTTTAGTGAATGAACATTTGCTGCTCTGCCTTCCTATTTAAAGGTAGAGCAGCAAAATGTTTAATCATAGTTCCATTTTAAGAATCTCCATAATCCTAGGTTCTATTACTTGTAACATACGATCAAACCCAAGATCGGTTGGATGTGTACCATCGACAGAACCTTCATGATCGTCACCTAAGAAATCATCCGAAGGTATAAAATAGAGACTTTCAATTCCTGATCTCTTTAGTTTCTCGACTTCTTCTAAAATATTTTCATTTTGTTGCGCAACGTTAGCTTCAGTTCGGAGATTAAAATTTCCACTTTCCCGAAATACACTTTGCATGACAATAATCGGAGCATCGGGATGGTTCTGCCGGATCGTCCGAATCAAATATGCTGTTCGCTGGGTGATTTCTTCCGGTGAACTATTCGGTACACAATCTAGTATAAAAGCATCTGCCTGCATCTCAGCGATCATGTCTGCCACAGGTTTTTCCATTTTGGCACTTGCCCCCATTCCGAGATTCAAAAAATTCAATCCCGTCATCCGAGAAAGCCTAGCCGGATAAGCCATACCTGGTCGACTGGCCGCTGCACCCTGGACTATACTAGAGCCGTATATTAAAATCCTCTTTTTGAAAGGTTGCTTTCCGGGGCGGATGTAAGCATTTTCCTCAACACCAATAGATACGCTCGTCGCTTCGTTATATAATGGTAAATATAACAGACACTCTTTTTCCTCTGTATCCATGTACCTGGCTAGAGTGGTACTAAAGCACTCCTTTCCTACTTGAGGTCGTGCGACGCCCGCATAGACCCATTGTCCATCTTTTTTAATATAAAGGTCCATTCCCCGATATGCAACTTCCGTCATGGTTGCTGAAGTCGGACTGCCCTCTGTGCACCATTTAGCAGTTATTTGCGTACTGTTGGTTACAAAAGATATCGCAATGCCAGCTGAATGAACAACTCGTTCTTTTACATTAGATGGAAGTTCCGAATATTGCAACGTATCCACCCGTTGAAACGGCTTAGGAGTAGGAACAATTTTACCGACAACCGTCAGTTTTTCTGCAGGCGTATATACGTTTTGCTCAGATTGAGCGTAAATAATGGATACGTGAAAAGTAAATACCCAAATACAAATATTCACTATAATATACCACGATTGGTGTTTTTTGTTCATCTTATATTATTAATCTATTTAATTTATCCTAACCTTCACTTCTTCGCCCGGGTGAAACTCCAATATGGTTTGTTTTTCAATATCCTCTTCGCTATAAGCTACTTTTTTCATTTTATTCTCAGTGAACATTTTAAGCTGGTCAGCATAATACGGAGAGTCTTCACGAGTACTGTTACCATAAGCAAGTACAGAATAAGCGCGGGGAGTATCGTCAAATTCAATTGCTAGAACCCAGCCATCGCCTCCACGGACCTGTAACTTTTTATCATCTTCTTTGTGATCTACATACCAAAGCACACGAAAAGCACCCAGATCACCCGTAGCACCCCCGACTGGATAGTCTTGATCACCAATCTTTGCACGGTGTACTTCTCCCCAGCGTAAGTTCCAATCTCCATATCGTTCTTTACAAGCCTCTATAGCCCATAAGAACGCAGCAACCGCATTTTCGCTATTAGCTAACCCGTTTGGCGTTGTTGTAGGTTTATCGAAAGACCAGGCTTCTTTGAACAAAGATGTTGGATCTGCTTTGTACCCGGCTGATTCAGGTGTTGCAGGAATGTCTTTTCCGTCACTAGCAAGCTCGACATATCGCTCCCACCAGGTTTTAAATAATATGCCGCCACGACTTTTGGCTGCAACGGTATTATCCCACTTCTTCATGTGTTTTAACGCTTTGGCCACCTCCCCTTTAGGTTGAGTTCTTTGCACAGCTTCGATTAAATCTGGTTTGACCCGATCAGCTAACAACACACGCATATCATGCTTGAGCTTGATAACTTCTTCTAATGAAAGCACATCATCCTGACCGATGAGCTGCAATGAAAGCTGACTTCTAAGCCTTAATCGCGGTTCATCAAAATTGTCTGGATAATCTTCCGGTCTCAAGATTTCGTTTAAGTTTGTAAAATGAAACGGATCGTTTTCATTGCGCAAATATCCTCCTTCGGGGTTTAAAAGCTGTGGAAGTGCATCCCAATCCACCACTTCTTTCCAGATCTGATTACTCGATTGCACAGAAACAGCGGTTGTGTCTCCTCCATTAGGTAGTGGCAAATCCGGAACAGAGGCATTCCATACATAAAAGATATTTCCATCTCCATCGGCATAAGTAAAATTCGAAGTTTGCTTGGCTTGCATGCGCATCGCATCTTTCCATTCTTCCAGATTCGTTGCCTTCATCATCCGCAAAAACTGTTGATCGGTTCGATATTCACCTTCGCCAGCTGCTCGGATGATGTAAATATTATTCTCATCCCGATGAATAACCGGTCCATAAGGTGTGAACCAAAAATCACGAGAAGCCTGCTCAACCCCATTCTTTGTTTTATAGTCTACCATTACGGTTTTCTTTTCCAAGAAATGGGATTTTCCATCAAGCAGATAGGCATCAGGGTTTGATGAATCGACTTGTAAGGCATAGATTTCATCAATATCGGGGTAATTGTTAGTCGTAGACCAACCCAAATGTTCATTAAAGCCACCAACAATGCCCAAGGGATTGCCCATGCGAAAATCTCCATAGAAATCAAACTTACCCGGTACGGTCATATGAGCTTCATAATAACCAGCGCCCCAAGAAAGATGGGGGTTTCTAACCAGGATCGCTTTGCCCGATCGGGTACGCTCGGGCGCCAGTGCCCAAACATTTGAGCCGACATCTGGGTGGACATCTTTACTGTGCGAAGCCAAGCGAGCAAAGACATTCCTATCCTTACCTGCTATCTCCTGCTGTTGTGTCTTATTTAGTGAACGGATAAAATCACGCACTGCACTGCCGCTGTGAGTACCAATGCTTTTAGCGTGGACATCCATCGCCTTGAAATTGGGCTTTACCCATTCTTCAAACTCATCTGGATATGTTTCAATGTATTTATTGACTCCTGCTGCATAGCCTTCCAGTAGATCTTTCGTGTCCTGATCCAACAGATCGAAAGTTTCCTCCGCTCTCGCATAGCGCAGTTTAGCTGCGGCATCGCGGTCAATCTGATCTGCCATGAGGCTATCATCTAATGCCTCGGTTAAAGCCCATTCACCTTTCGCTTGAATTAAGCCATCTATTACACTCCTCCCATAATCCTGCACCTGTAAGTAAGCCATGGCAAATGATGCAGCTTTGATGTTCTCTGCTTTGATGTGGGGCACACCGTAACCTGTACGGCGGATAACGACTTGCTCGGCAAGGTCTTGTGCCGCAACCATCGTAGAGAGAGTTAGGCCAATAATTAAGAATCCGATTGATCTGCTAATTTGATTTCGTTTAAACATAAGATGGAGTTGGCTTTAGATTATCGTATTTT from Pedobacter indicus carries:
- a CDS encoding penicillin acylase family protein encodes the protein MFKRNQISRSIGFLIIGLTLSTMVAAQDLAEQVVIRRTGYGVPHIKAENIKAASFAMAYLQVQDYGRSVIDGLIQAKGEWALTEALDDSLMADQIDRDAAAKLRYARAEETFDLLDQDTKDLLEGYAAGVNKYIETYPDEFEEWVKPNFKAMDVHAKSIGTHSGSAVRDFIRSLNKTQQQEIAGKDRNVFARLASHSKDVHPDVGSNVWALAPERTRSGKAILVRNPHLSWGAGYYEAHMTVPGKFDFYGDFRMGNPLGIVGGFNEHLGWSTTNNYPDIDEIYALQVDSSNPDAYLLDGKSHFLEKKTVMVDYKTKNGVEQASRDFWFTPYGPVIHRDENNIYIIRAAGEGEYRTDQQFLRMMKATNLEEWKDAMRMQAKQTSNFTYADGDGNIFYVWNASVPDLPLPNGGDTTAVSVQSSNQIWKEVVDWDALPQLLNPEGGYLRNENDPFHFTNLNEILRPEDYPDNFDEPRLRLRSQLSLQLIGQDDVLSLEEVIKLKHDMRVLLADRVKPDLIEAVQRTQPKGEVAKALKHMKKWDNTVAAKSRGGILFKTWWERYVELASDGKDIPATPESAGYKADPTSLFKEAWSFDKPTTTPNGLANSENAVAAFLWAIEACKERYGDWNLRWGEVHRAKIGDQDYPVGGATGDLGAFRVLWYVDHKEDDKKLQVRGGDGWVLAIEFDDTPRAYSVLAYGNSTREDSPYYADQLKMFTENKMKKVAYSEEDIEKQTILEFHPGEEVKVRIN
- a CDS encoding SGNH/GDSL hydrolase family protein, with protein sequence MNKKHQSWYIIVNICIWVFTFHVSIIYAQSEQNVYTPAEKLTVVGKIVPTPKPFQRVDTLQYSELPSNVKERVVHSAGIAISFVTNSTQITAKWCTEGSPTSATMTEVAYRGMDLYIKKDGQWVYAGVARPQVGKECFSTTLARYMDTEEKECLLYLPLYNEATSVSIGVEENAYIRPGKQPFKKRILIYGSSIVQGAAASRPGMAYPARLSRMTGLNFLNLGMGASAKMEKPVADMIAEMQADAFILDCVPNSSPEEITQRTAYLIRTIRQNHPDAPIIVMQSVFRESGNFNLRTEANVAQQNENILEEVEKLKRSGIESLYFIPSDDFLGDDHEGSVDGTHPTDLGFDRMLQVIEPRIMEILKMEL